A genomic region of Aspergillus oryzae RIB40 DNA, chromosome 1 contains the following coding sequences:
- a CDS encoding endo alpha-1,4 polygalactosaminidase (uncharacterized conserved protein): protein MAGIDEALPLKGKGQAASGWKTWSVKKRMLIIGAIALVIALAIGLGVGLGVGLNKGGGDDEGEVPPTTGGGVTTAKWQPAVGTKWQIELLYALNDTSVDADIYDIDLFNNDKSTITDLQKQGRKVICYFSAGSYENWRPDKDKFKDSDMGNTLDGWPNEKWLDLNSKNVRSIMTSRLDMAVEKNCDGVDPDNVDAYDNDNGLDMKKEDSANFMMWLANEAHARNMSIGLKNAGAIISAVIDNMQWSVNEQCAQYEECDTYAAFIDKNKPVFHIEYPKGDDTNNNDLVSTSQKKSACDFEGSSNFSTVIKNMNLDNWIQTC, encoded by the coding sequence ATGGCGGGTATTGATGAAGCGCTGCCCTTGAAGGGTAAGGGACAAGCCGCGTCCGGCTGGAAGACTTGGTCCGTCAAGAAGCGCATGCTGATTATCGGCGCTATCGCTCTCGTGATCGCTCTCGCTATTGGTCTAGGAGTTGGCTTGGGAGTCGGTCTGAATAAGGGTGGAGGGGATGACGAAGGCGAGGTTCCGCCCACTACCGGAGGAGGCGTGACCACAGCCAAGTGGCAACCGGCCGTAGGAACGAAATGGCAGATCGAGCTTCTGTACGCGCTCAACGACACTTCAGTAGACGCAGATATCTACGACATTGATCTCTTCAACAATGACAAGTCGACCATCACCGATCTACAAAAGCAAGGACGCAAGGTGATCTGCTACTTCTCCGCTGGGAGCTACGAGAACTGGAGGCCCGACAAGGACAAGTTCAAGGACTCCGATATGGGTAACACGCTGGATGGGTGGCCGAATGAGAAATGGCTTGACCTCAACTCCAAGAACGTGCGGAGCATTATGACGTCGCGTCTGGATATGGCGGTCGAGAAGAACTGCGATGGAGTTGACCCGGATAACGTCGATGCCTATGACAACGACAACGGTCTCGAtatgaagaaggaggatTCGGCGAATTTCATGATGTGGCTCGCCAATGAAGCGCATGCACGCAATATGTCCATTGGTCTGAAGAATGCCGGGGCGATCATCTCCGCAGTGATCGACAACATGCAGTGGAGCGTGAACGAGCAATGCGCGCAATATGAGGAGTGCGATACCTATGCCGCATTCATCGATAAGAACAAGCCCGTCTTCCACATCGAGTACCCCAAGGGCGAcgacaccaacaacaacgaTTTGGTCAGCACgagccagaagaagagtGCTTGCGACTTCGAGGGatcctccaacttctcgACGGTCATCAAGAATATGAATCTGGATAACTGGATCCAGACCTGCTAG
- a CDS encoding uncharacterized protein (predicted protein), with amino-acid sequence MSSADSTVVFEAAYDTFNERDGTKQFDVLPKSDRGRGQLCIVIHSVPDGVEGSKLRDLVKKLRKTADEIFITHLSTDYYANFGDRWGEVYDRQDFLFVFSRFPVPQTQLRWAVSMVTYCKGTLYVPQRSNFHLQSIRILSPRPRDSVKVRFRETAESPVSSCWS; translated from the exons ATGTCTTCAGCTGACTCGACTGTCGTATTCGAAGCGGCTTATGACACCTTCAACGAGCGTGATGGCACGAAGCAATTCGACGTTCTTCCGAAGAGCGATCGCGGTCGCGGTCAGCTCTGCATTGTGATCCACTCCGTTCCGGATGGGGTTGAAGGTTCGAAGCTTCGTGATCTCGTCAAGAAGCTTCGCAAGACCGCCGATGAGATTTTCATTACCCACCTGAGCACGGATTACTATGCCAACTTCGGGGATAGGTGGGGCGA AGTTTACGATCGTCaagatttcctttttgttttctctcgGTTTCCCGTGCCCCAAACTCAGCTCCGATGGGCAGTGTCGATGGTTACGTATTGTAAAGGTACTTTGTACGTACCGCAGAGAAGTAATTTTCATCTGCAGTCGATACGTATTCTGAGCCCTAGGCCAAGAGACTCGGTCAAGGTCCGCTTCCGCGAAACAGCGGAGTCCCCCGTCAGTTCATGTTGGTCATAA
- the agd3 gene encoding putative extracellular serine-rich protein (predicted protein), producing the protein MSLIPSPSSSIIPSATPSASVIANGNVAGNILVIAKDTAAANVATSGLNGYGIPFTTLLVPQSGVTLPELNGTSGGNFGGIVVASEVSYDYGAQGFQSALTTDQWNQLYAYQLEYSVRMVQYDVYPGPNYGASAVGGGCCDSGVEQLVSFSDVSDFKEAGLKTGAGVSTTGLWHYPASVNDTATTKEIARFAANGNYGSETTAAVINNFNGRQQMAFFLSFDTTWSATSNYLQHAWINWLTRGLYAGHRRVNLNTQIDDMFLETDIYYPNGTTFRITTADMDGISSWLPTINGKMNAGSSYFVEVGHNGNGVIEAAAGKDADACNGGGIEHDSPADTPLEFKKPLGTGTDLWPKDLTEYNWTTECTKLDDLFVWWTTPANRDKYGHISHTFTHEEQNNATYNDVKREISFNQAWLRQSGFYDAKYFTSNGIIPPAITGLHNGDALRAWYENGITNCVGDNTRTPLLNQQNSMWPYFTTSASDGFDGMQVNPRWATRIYYNCDTPACTVQEWIDTSAGSGDFSNLLATEKADTMRHLFGLHRDPYMFHQANLRNVGVDPVEINGETGQWSIMQAWVETMVQEFVRLVDWPIVTITHQEMSANFLDRYNRDQCNYSLQYTIGNKQITGVTLSAKDNTCNAPIPVSFPVAPTDTKGFTTEQYGSDPLTVWVQLSGSPVTFSLSTPIPL; encoded by the exons ATGTCTCTaattccttctccttcgtcgaGTATCATTCCTTCCGCAACACCTTCCGCTTCTGTCATTGCCAATGGTAATGTCGCGGGTAACATCTTGGTGATTGCGAAGGACACCGCTGCTGCTAATGTGGCTACCTCGGGCCTCAATGGCTATGGTATTCCTTTTACTACCTTGCTCGTTCCGCAGTCTGGTGTTACTCTGCCAGAGCTGAATGGCACCTCCGGAGGAAACTTTGGCGGTATCGTGGTTGCGAGCGAGGTCAGCTACGACTATGGTGCCCAAGGCTTCCAGAGCGCTCTGACTACCGACCAATGGAATCAACTCTACGCCTATCAGCTCGAGTACAGTGTACGCATGGTGCAGTACGACGTGTACCCGGGACCCAACTACGGTGCCTCTGCCGTGGGTGGCGGATGCTGTGACTCCGGCGTGGAGCagcttgtttctttctcagaCGTCAGTGACTTCAAGGAAGCCGGCCTGAAGACTGGTGCCGGTGTCAGTACGACAGGCCTCTGGCACTACCCAGCCTCAGTTAATGATACTGCTACCACCAAGGAAATTGCTCGTTTCGCCGCCAACGGCAACTACGGCAGCGAGACCACTGCTGCAGTCATCAACAACTTCAATGGCAGACAGCAAatggctttcttcttgtcttttgacACTACCTGGAGTGCAACTTCCAACTACTTGCAGCACGCATGGATCAACTGGCTCACTCGGGGTCTCTACGCTGGCCACCGTCGCGTCAACCTGAACACCCAGAttgatgatatgttcctCGAAACTGATATCTACTACCCCAATGGAACGACCTTCCGTATTACCACCGCTGATATGGATGGTATCTCGAGCTGGCTCCCGACCATCAACGGCAAGATGAACGCCGGTAGCTCATACTTTGTTGAGGTCGGACACAACGGTAACGGTGTCATCGAAGCCGCTGCCGGCAAGGATGCCGATGCCTGCAACGGAGGTGGCATTGAACACGACTCGCCCGCTGATACTCCTCTGGAGTTCAAGAAGCCTCTGGGCACCGGTACTGACCTTTGGCCCAAGGACCTGACCGAGTACAACTGGACTACTGAGTGCACCAAGTTGGACGATCTTTTCGTCTGGTGGACCACCCCGGCTAACCGCGACAAGTATGGTCACATCTCTCACACTTTCACTCATGAAGAGCAGAACAATGCCACCTACAACGACGTGAAGAGGGAGATCTCTTTCAACCAGGCTTGGTTGAGACAGAGTGGTTTCTATGATGCCAAGTATTTCACATCCAACGGTATCATCCCTCCCGCCATTACTGGGTTGCACAACGGCGATGCCTTGCGGGCCTGGTACGAAAACGGCATCACCAACTGTGTTGGTGATAACACTCGCACACCGCTCCTCAACCAGCAGAACAGTATGTGGCCTTACTTCACTACCTCCGCATCGGATGGATTCGATGGTATGCAGGTGAACCCCCGTTGGGCCACTCGCATCTACTACAACTGCGATACCCCTGCCTGCACCGTTCAGGAATGGATTGACACCTCCGCCGGCAGCGGTGACTTCAGCAACCTGCTCGCGACCGAGAAGGCCGACACCATGCGCCATCTCTTCGGTCTTCATCGCGACCCTTACATGTTCCACCAGGCCAATCTTCGCAATGTCGGCGTTGACCCGGTTGAGATCAACGGTGAGACTGGCCAATGGTCCATCATGCAGGCGTGGGTGGAAACCATGGTGCAGGAATTCGTGCGTCTGGTAGACTGGCCCATCGTTACCATCACCCACCAGGAG ATGTCCGCCAACTTCCTCGACCGCTACAACCGTGATCAGTGCAACTACTCGCTGCAGTACACCATCGGCAACAAGCAGATTACTGGGGTGACTCTGAGCGCCAAGGACAACACTTGCAATGCGCCCATCCCCGTCAGCTTCCCTGTCGCCCCCACCGACACCAAGGGCTTCACCACCGAACAGTACGGCAGTGACCCACTCACCGTCTGGGTGCAGCTGTCGGGCTCCCCCGTCACTTTCTCCCTCTCGACCCCTATTCCCTTGTAA